In Salmo salar chromosome ssa15, Ssal_v3.1, whole genome shotgun sequence, one genomic interval encodes:
- the LOC106572395 gene encoding F-box only protein 6 has product MLPVLPLDVLEEMLLNVPPLQVVCVCRLVCREWKEVVDSDSLWRERCRREGYQTCDATKLPKDWRLFYFLCKKRRNLLKNPRADDKFKGWQIMENGGDKWKIEPVEEVPHPDNTVQKYFATSYSTCRKSQLIDLEKEGYRPSFMDDFQPDIIISDWYAPRWDCGSEYEICVELLNHKKKPIKKFSPDTVVFQQWNDQKWNQMTHVFKNYGPGVRYIRFIHGGNDTQFWAGWYGIRVTNSSVEICPSVDRDFGVPIYSPKRLYLNILPTCTL; this is encoded by the exons ATGCTACCTGTGCTCCCTCTTGATGTCCTGGAGGAGATGCTCCTAAATGTCCCTCCACTGCAGGTGGTGTGTGTCTGTCGACTTGTGTGTCGTGAGTGGAAAGAAGTGGTGGACAGTGATTCTCTTTGGAGAGAGAGGTGCCGAAGAGAAGGATACCAGACATGTGATGCCACTAAATTGCCTAAAGACTGGCGTTTGTTTTACTTCTTGTGTAAGAAGAGACGTAATCTTCTCAAGAACCCCAGAGCAGATG ATAAATTCAAGGGCTGGCAAATTATGGAGAATGGAGGGGATAAATGGAAAATAGAGCCAGTGGAAGAAGTGCCGCATCCTGACAACACGGTCCAAAAATACTTTGCGACTTCTTACTC GACCTGCAGGAAGTCTCAGCTGATTGACTTGGAGAAAGAGGGTTACAGGCCTTCTTTCATGGATGACTTTCAACCCGACATCATAATATCTGACTG GTATGCTCCACGCTGGGACTGTGGATCTGAATATGAGATCTGTGTTGAGTTGCTAAATCATAAGAAGAAGCCAATTAAGAAGTTTAGTCCAGATACTGTTGTCTTTCAACAGTGGAATGATCAGAAATGGAATCAG ATGACTCATGTGTTCAAAAATTATGGACCAGGTGTGCGTTACATCCGATTCATTCATGGAGGAAATGACACTCAGTTCTGGGCCGGCTGGTATGGAATTCGGGTCACCAACAGTAGCGTCGAGATCTGCCCATCGGTGGACAGAGATTTCGGTGTTCCCATTTACTCTCCTAAGAGGTTATATTTGAATATTTTGCCGACCTGCACGCTTTGA